Proteins encoded together in one Roseibacterium elongatum DSM 19469 window:
- a CDS encoding ABC transporter permease — MGLFILRRFGVMVLTAICLTFVVFFLTNLYPNLEKLAKTQGNARMTDAEVASWLDRNGYGGPLILRYGEWLGVVPGWTREGPEGEITGRCIDSDTPADIAPTFCGLLQGDLGYSTVSDDEVSNIIGGRLALTGKLMFWAFAVMVPAALIIGVLAGMREGSRMDRSLSTVSIASTATPEYVSGVIFIVLLASSTTGLSPWLSEMGWIEGRTLFLGSARSAMEGITFWNFTLPVMTIALYGMGYIARMTRASMAEVMTAQYIRTARLKGVSFRNIVLKHALRNALIAPFTVIMLQFPWLLTGVVIVETLFNYNGFGWTLVQAASNNDIELLLACSIVAVFVVLVTQLISDIGYVFLNPRIRIS, encoded by the coding sequence ATGGGACTCTTCATTCTCCGCCGGTTCGGCGTGATGGTTTTGACGGCGATCTGCCTGACCTTCGTGGTGTTCTTTCTCACGAACCTCTACCCCAACCTCGAAAAGCTGGCGAAAACCCAGGGCAACGCGCGCATGACCGATGCCGAGGTCGCCAGCTGGCTGGATCGAAACGGTTATGGCGGCCCCTTGATCCTGCGTTATGGCGAATGGCTGGGCGTCGTTCCGGGCTGGACGCGCGAGGGCCCCGAGGGTGAGATCACCGGGCGCTGCATCGACAGCGACACGCCGGCCGACATCGCGCCCACCTTCTGCGGGCTGCTGCAGGGTGACCTTGGCTATTCGACAGTGTCCGATGACGAGGTGTCCAACATCATCGGCGGACGCCTGGCGCTGACCGGCAAGCTCATGTTCTGGGCCTTTGCGGTGATGGTGCCCGCGGCGCTGATCATTGGCGTGCTGGCGGGCATGCGAGAGGGGTCGCGCATGGACCGATCCCTGTCGACCGTCTCGATCGCCTCGACCGCGACGCCGGAATATGTCTCGGGGGTGATCTTCATCGTGCTGCTGGCCTCGTCCACCACGGGCCTGTCGCCGTGGCTGTCCGAGATGGGCTGGATCGAGGGACGCACGCTGTTCCTGGGCTCGGCCCGTTCGGCGATGGAGGGGATAACCTTCTGGAACTTCACCCTGCCGGTGATGACCATCGCCCTTTACGGCATGGGCTACATCGCGCGGATGACGCGTGCCTCGATGGCCGAGGTGATGACCGCCCAATACATCCGCACCGCCCGGCTGAAGGGCGTGAGCTTTCGCAACATCGTGCTGAAACATGCGCTCAGGAATGCGCTGATCGCGCCCTTCACGGTCATCATGCTGCAATTCCCGTGGCTGCTGACGGGTGTCGTGATCGTCGAGACCCTGTTCAACTACAACGGCTTTGGCTGGACGCTGGTGCAGGCGGCCTCGAACAACGATATCGAGCTGCTTCTGGCCTGTTCGATCGTCGCGGTTTTCGTCGTGCTGGTGACGCAGCTGATCTCGGATATCGGCTATGTCTTCCTCAATCCGCGCATCCGCATCTCATAA
- a CDS encoding isoprenyl transferase produces MTQKTPTHVAIIMDGNGRWAQTRGRPRLVGHHAGARRVKEIVRACPDLGVDYLTVFAFSTENWKRTQTEVAGLMKLFKRYIRREARALFEENVRVRFIGDRVRLEPALVDLMDGLELMTAGNTGINLTIALNYGGRDEVTRAARRLANDVKLGKLDPRNICDETFPRYLDTHVLPDPDLVIRTSGEARISNFLLWQSAYSEYEFIDTLWPDFTPEVFAEVLERFGTRERRFGAVPV; encoded by the coding sequence ATGACGCAGAAGACACCCACGCATGTGGCCATCATCATGGACGGCAACGGCCGATGGGCTCAGACACGCGGCCGTCCGCGACTGGTCGGCCACCATGCCGGGGCGCGCCGGGTCAAGGAAATCGTCCGCGCCTGTCCCGATCTGGGGGTGGATTACCTGACCGTCTTCGCCTTCTCGACCGAGAACTGGAAACGCACCCAGACCGAGGTCGCGGGCCTGATGAAGCTGTTCAAGCGCTATATCCGGCGCGAGGCGCGTGCGCTCTTCGAGGAAAATGTGCGCGTGCGCTTCATCGGCGACCGGGTGCGGCTGGAGCCGGCGCTTGTCGATCTGATGGACGGGCTGGAGTTGATGACCGCGGGCAACACCGGCATCAATCTGACCATCGCGCTGAATTACGGCGGGCGGGACGAGGTGACGCGCGCCGCGCGGCGCCTGGCCAACGATGTGAAGCTGGGCAAGCTCGATCCGCGCAACATCTGCGACGAGACCTTTCCGCGCTATCTCGACACCCATGTCCTGCCAGATCCCGACCTGGTGATCCGCACATCGGGCGAGGCGCGGATCTCGAACTTCCTGCTGTGGCAGTCGGCCTATTCGGAATACGAATTCATCGACACGCTCTGGCCCGATTTCACCCCCGAGGTGTTCGCCGAAGTGCTGGAAAGGTTCGGCACGCGCGAGCGTCGCTTCGGCGCGGTTCCGGTCTGA
- a CDS encoding cold-shock protein, with amino-acid sequence MAETETGDDIVKGRVKWFDAGKGFGFILSDDGGPDILLHANVLRNFGQGSVAEGAAITVLANETPRGLQAYEVLAIEPPAPDADGGGLGADLPEAPADAPFLAARVKWFDKAKGFGFANIFGQPEDVFIHVEILRRHGLSDLQAGEAVAMKVVEGPRGKLAAEVRSWDFVT; translated from the coding sequence ATGGCCGAAACGGAAACGGGCGACGATATCGTCAAGGGCCGCGTGAAGTGGTTCGATGCAGGAAAGGGGTTCGGGTTCATCCTGTCGGACGACGGGGGGCCGGACATCTTGCTGCATGCAAATGTACTAAGGAATTTCGGACAGGGATCGGTCGCCGAGGGCGCGGCGATCACGGTTCTGGCCAACGAGACGCCGCGCGGGCTGCAAGCCTACGAGGTGCTGGCCATAGAGCCGCCCGCACCCGATGCCGACGGGGGCGGTTTGGGCGCCGATCTGCCCGAGGCGCCGGCCGATGCGCCTTTCCTCGCGGCACGGGTGAAATGGTTCGACAAGGCCAAGGGCTTTGGCTTTGCCAATATCTTCGGCCAGCCCGAGGACGTGTTCATCCATGTCGAGATCTTGCGTCGACACGGTCTGTCCGATCTGCAGGCGGGTGAGGCGGTGGCGATGAAGGTCGTCGAAGGACCGCGTGGCAAATTGGCCGCCGAAGTGCGCAGCTGGGATTTCGTGACTTGA
- the dxr gene encoding 1-deoxy-D-xylulose-5-phosphate reductoisomerase, which yields MTRRISIFGATGSIGQNTVDLIARDPDAYDVVALTGGANISRLAEDAKRLNADLAVTCYPDRLDDLRAALRGTGIEVAAGEAALIEAADRPADWIMSAIVGAAGLAPGFRALRHGTTLALANKESLVTAGPLLLAEARAHDATILPVDSEHSAVFQALVGEEMDAVERIIITASGGGLRDWSLEALANATVADAGAHPNWDMGQRITIDSASMFNKAMELIETKEFFGVPPARIEAVVHPQSIVHALVGFNDGALMAHLGAPDMRHAIGYALHWPDRRDLPVNRIDLAQVATLEFRAPDLRRYPALGIAQSVMETGGRAGCIFNAAKEIALDGFIAGRIGFMDMAGVVEATLDAMSSEFGLTISPSTLEEVLEVDQMARDRAWSCIRQKEIA from the coding sequence ATGACACGACGGATCAGCATTTTCGGCGCGACGGGGTCCATCGGGCAGAACACGGTCGATCTGATTGCCCGCGATCCCGACGCTTACGATGTGGTCGCCCTGACCGGCGGCGCGAATATCTCCCGACTGGCCGAGGACGCGAAGCGCCTGAATGCCGACCTGGCTGTCACCTGCTACCCGGATCGTCTCGACGACCTGCGCGCGGCGTTGCGCGGGACGGGCATCGAGGTGGCCGCGGGCGAGGCGGCCCTGATCGAGGCGGCCGATCGACCCGCCGACTGGATCATGTCGGCCATTGTGGGCGCGGCGGGTCTTGCCCCCGGTTTTCGCGCCCTGCGCCATGGCACCACGCTGGCCCTGGCCAACAAGGAGAGCCTGGTGACGGCCGGCCCCCTTCTGCTGGCCGAGGCGCGGGCGCATGACGCCACCATCCTGCCGGTCGACAGCGAACACTCGGCCGTTTTCCAGGCCTTGGTGGGCGAGGAGATGGACGCGGTCGAGCGCATCATCATCACCGCATCGGGCGGCGGGCTGCGCGACTGGTCGCTCGAGGCGCTGGCCAATGCCACCGTCGCGGATGCCGGCGCGCATCCCAATTGGGACATGGGGCAGCGCATCACCATCGATAGCGCGTCGATGTTCAACAAGGCGATGGAGCTGATCGAAACCAAGGAGTTTTTCGGCGTGCCCCCCGCAAGGATCGAGGCGGTGGTGCACCCGCAATCCATCGTCCACGCGCTTGTCGGGTTCAACGACGGGGCGTTGATGGCGCATCTGGGCGCGCCCGACATGCGCCACGCGATCGGCTATGCGCTGCATTGGCCCGACCGGCGGGATCTGCCCGTCAACCGGATCGATCTGGCGCAGGTCGCCACGCTGGAGTTTCGCGCCCCCGACCTGCGGCGCTATCCCGCGCTCGGGATCGCGCAATCGGTCATGGAAACGGGCGGGCGCGCGGGCTGTATCTTCAACGCCGCCAAGGAGATCGCGCTGGACGGATTCATCGCCGGCCGCATCGGGTTCATGGACATGGCCGGCGTGGTCGAGGCGACCCTTGACGCGATGTCGTCGGAATTCGGCCTCACAATATCCCCATCTACCCTTGAGGAGGTGCTCGAGGTGGACCAAATGGCACGAGATCGCGCGTGGTCCTGCATCCGTCAGAAGGAGATAGCCTGA
- the frr gene encoding ribosome recycling factor produces the protein MAEDEIEIDTDDLQRRMDGALASLRTEFASLRTGRASAQMLDPVMVEAYGQPTPINQVGTVNVPEPRMVTINVWDKSMVGKVEKAIRESGLGINPQLNGTIIMLPIPELNEERRRELTKVAAQYAEHARVAIRNVRRDGMDQIKKAKAQGHMSEDDQKLWEAEVQEMTDAHIARVDDALEHKQKEIMQV, from the coding sequence ATGGCCGAGGATGAAATCGAGATCGATACCGATGACCTGCAGCGCCGCATGGATGGCGCGCTGGCGTCCTTGAGGACGGAATTCGCGTCTCTGCGCACGGGGCGGGCCTCGGCCCAGATGCTGGACCCGGTCATGGTGGAGGCCTATGGCCAGCCCACCCCGATCAACCAGGTGGGCACGGTCAATGTGCCCGAGCCGCGGATGGTCACCATCAACGTCTGGGACAAGTCGATGGTGGGCAAGGTCGAAAAGGCGATCCGCGAAAGCGGCCTCGGCATCAACCCGCAGCTCAACGGCACCATCATCATGCTGCCCATCCCCGAGCTGAACGAGGAACGCCGCCGCGAACTGACCAAGGTGGCCGCGCAATATGCCGAACATGCCCGTGTCGCCATCCGCAACGTGCGGCGCGATGGCATGGACCAGATCAAGAAGGCCAAGGCACAAGGCCACATGTCCGAGGACGACCAGAAACTCTGGGAAGCCGAGGTGCAGGAGATGACGGACGCCCATATCGCTCGTGTCGACGACGCGCTCGAGCACAAGCAGAAAGAAATCATGCAGGTATGA
- a CDS encoding ABC transporter permease, whose translation MTGPICTTFWAVTTVGRDVFSRMVMGAREVLKIAPAATLFAFMVGITLGLPAGYFGGKLDTILTFIANLVLAFPVILLFYLLVTPEIVAAGIPTYMAAVLFLFPILFFVVLFNSRYYTQPAKRMTYIAISLVIGFWLYSGLAFNADPLGIISMPGNILIVFVSVVFVNSPTVFRIVRGIVLDIKTRDYVAAGQTRGEGPWYIMLWEILPNARGPLIVDFCLRIGYTTILLGTLGFFGLGVSPESPDWGSTINEGRRLLTIYPHPALPPALALMSLVLGLNLLADGLREESLKD comes from the coding sequence ATGACGGGGCCTATCTGTACTACCTTCTGGGCGGTGACAACCGTGGGCCGCGACGTGTTCAGCCGCATGGTCATGGGCGCGCGCGAAGTGCTCAAGATCGCCCCGGCCGCGACGCTGTTCGCCTTCATGGTCGGTATCACCCTGGGCCTGCCGGCCGGCTATTTCGGCGGCAAGCTGGACACCATCCTGACCTTCATCGCCAATCTCGTCTTGGCCTTCCCGGTGATCCTGCTCTTCTACCTGCTGGTGACGCCCGAGATCGTGGCGGCCGGCATCCCCACCTACATGGCGGCGGTTCTGTTCCTGTTCCCGATCCTGTTCTTCGTGGTGCTGTTCAACTCGCGCTACTACACGCAGCCTGCGAAACGGATGACCTATATCGCCATTTCGCTGGTCATCGGCTTCTGGCTGTATTCCGGGCTGGCCTTCAATGCCGATCCGCTCGGCATCATCTCGATGCCCGGCAATATCCTGATCGTCTTTGTCTCGGTGGTCTTCGTGAACAGCCCCACCGTGTTCCGCATCGTTCGCGGCATCGTGCTGGACATCAAGACGCGCGATTACGTCGCCGCGGGCCAGACCCGCGGTGAAGGCCCGTGGTACATCATGCTGTGGGAGATCCTGCCAAACGCCCGCGGGCCGCTGATCGTCGATTTCTGCCTGCGTATCGGCTACACCACGATCCTTCTGGGAACGCTCGGCTTTTTCGGCCTCGGCGTCAGCCCCGAAAGCCCCGATTGGGGATCGACCATCAACGAAGGCCGCCGCCTTCTGACGATCTACCCCCACCCCGCCCTGCCGCCCGCGCTTGCGCTCATGAGCCTGGTGCTCGGCCTCAACCTGCTGGCCGACGGCCTGCGCGAAGAAAGCCTGAAGGACTGA
- a CDS encoding AraC family transcriptional regulator: MFETTRRPLVHSVLSLGKLRMQGAWKLELLHSSPRNRLYWITRGQGRITVNGITRGYGPNTAIFVPARAQLALELPAQTQGLELGLPPDDSLGLPEGALHLRVSNIEAQGSLTSHLEKIEREIAAQAPAMERALTAYSLLISVWIARELTRQEGSVLREKSHRLAELFAERMEAQFRTGRGVADYAAQLQVTPTHLSRVCREASGRPAHALLVERIMSEARRLLMSTDMPAREIAEHLGFSSAAYFTRAFSQATGQTPSDFRSPARRA, translated from the coding sequence ATGTTCGAAACCACCCGCCGTCCGCTCGTTCACTCGGTCCTGTCCCTGGGCAAACTCAGGATGCAGGGGGCCTGGAAGCTGGAGCTTCTGCATTCCAGCCCCAGAAACCGGCTGTACTGGATCACGCGCGGCCAGGGGCGCATCACCGTCAACGGCATCACGCGCGGCTACGGCCCCAACACCGCGATCTTCGTTCCGGCGCGCGCGCAACTGGCGCTGGAATTGCCGGCGCAGACCCAGGGCCTGGAACTGGGCCTTCCGCCCGATGACAGCCTCGGCCTGCCCGAGGGGGCGCTGCACCTGCGCGTCTCGAATATCGAGGCGCAGGGCAGCCTGACCAGCCATCTGGAAAAGATCGAACGCGAAATCGCCGCCCAGGCCCCGGCGATGGAGCGCGCCCTGACAGCCTATTCACTGCTGATCTCGGTCTGGATCGCGCGCGAATTGACGCGGCAGGAAGGCAGCGTCCTGCGCGAGAAAAGCCACCGGCTGGCCGAATTGTTCGCCGAGCGGATGGAGGCCCAGTTCCGCACCGGGCGCGGCGTGGCCGACTACGCGGCGCAACTGCAGGTGACCCCGACCCATCTCAGCCGTGTGTGTCGCGAAGCTTCGGGGCGTCCGGCCCATGCCCTGTTGGTCGAACGGATCATGTCCGAGGCCCGACGCCTGCTGATGAGCACCGACATGCCGGCCCGCGAGATCGCCGAACATCTCGGGTTTTCCTCGGCGGCCTATTTCACCCGCGCCTTTTCACAGGCGACCGGACAGACCCCTTCGGATTTCCGATCGCCGGCGCGACGCGCCTGA
- the pdxH gene encoding pyridoxamine 5'-phosphate oxidase: MSDRNGLFAGDDPFLLARDWLAEAEEAEVNDPNAIALATVDAEGLPNVRMVLLKEIEAPGGGDGAFVFYTNYQSAKGRELDQSGKAAFVMHWKSLRRQIRVRGPVEREEGPQADAYYASRSLKSRLGAWASKQSQPLSGRSALMAEVARVTAQKGTNPQRPPFWGGFRIRPVEIEFWADGPFRLHDRFQWRRAGPGSPWQVTRLNP, from the coding sequence ATGAGCGATCGAAACGGCCTTTTTGCGGGTGACGACCCGTTCCTCTTGGCGCGGGACTGGCTGGCCGAGGCCGAGGAGGCCGAAGTCAACGACCCCAACGCCATCGCCCTCGCCACCGTCGATGCGGAGGGTCTGCCGAATGTCCGGATGGTCCTGCTCAAGGAGATCGAGGCACCGGGTGGCGGCGACGGGGCATTTGTCTTCTACACCAATTACCAAAGCGCCAAGGGGCGCGAACTCGACCAGTCGGGCAAGGCCGCCTTCGTGATGCATTGGAAAAGCCTGCGCCGCCAGATCCGCGTGCGCGGCCCGGTCGAGCGCGAAGAGGGGCCACAGGCCGATGCCTATTACGCGTCGAGATCGCTCAAGAGCCGGCTGGGGGCCTGGGCCTCGAAACAGTCGCAGCCCCTGTCGGGGCGCTCGGCCCTGATGGCCGAGGTGGCCCGCGTGACCGCCCAGAAGGGGACCAACCCGCAACGGCCGCCATTCTGGGGCGGGTTCCGCATCAGGCCGGTCGAGATCGAGTTCTGGGCCGACGGACCGTTCCGTCTGCACGACCGGTTTCAATGGCGCAGGGCCGGGCCCGGCAGCCCGTGGCAGGTGACCCGGCTCAATCCCTGA
- a CDS encoding ABC transporter substrate-binding protein: MTKTQTQGLASHPVAEMYAREYKDGKLSRREFLVRSTALGVTAAAAYSMIGATPAAAETMRATPPMGGSLRIQMEVRALKDPRTYDWSQMANVSRGILEYLIEYNADGSFSGVLLDSWEANEDATQYTLRLREGVKWNNGDDFTAEDVAANFIGWCDSTVEGNSMAARMGGLVDPDTGVARDGAIEVVDPLTVRINYPAPDITLVPGIADYPSAVQHRDLIGTNPLDHGVGTGAYRITDYEVGVQARLEKNPDHDYWGEAYLDEVIFVDLGQDPAAWFAAAEADEFDMTYETVGEFVDLFAAIGWTQSEVTTAATVVIRPNQNTAPYDNPMVRKAIQLAVDPQVCLDLGINGQGTLGEHHHVCPIHPEYAELPPLTVDPDAANAMLQESGHADHVFEIVSIDDDYRRNTTDAVAAQLRDAGFNVERTVIPGSTFWNDWTTYPFSSTNWNHRELGVIIHNLAYRSGVAWNEFGYSNPEFDALLDQANGILDAEARSEVMAQLESILQEDAVTLQPYWRSLFRHHKAEVINADMHPKFEINVHYLGVEA, from the coding sequence ATGACGAAAACCCAGACACAGGGCCTTGCCTCGCATCCGGTGGCCGAGATGTACGCCCGGGAATACAAGGACGGCAAACTCAGCCGACGTGAATTCCTCGTGCGCTCGACCGCCCTTGGGGTCACCGCCGCCGCCGCCTATTCGATGATCGGCGCCACACCCGCCGCCGCCGAAACCATGCGCGCCACGCCGCCGATGGGCGGTAGCCTGCGCATTCAGATGGAGGTGCGCGCCCTGAAGGACCCGCGCACCTATGACTGGTCGCAAATGGCCAATGTCAGCCGCGGCATCCTGGAATATCTGATCGAATACAATGCCGATGGCTCGTTCAGCGGTGTCCTTCTGGACAGCTGGGAGGCCAACGAGGACGCCACCCAGTACACGCTGCGCCTGCGCGAGGGCGTCAAGTGGAACAACGGTGACGATTTCACCGCCGAGGACGTGGCCGCGAACTTCATCGGCTGGTGCGACTCGACCGTCGAAGGCAACTCGATGGCCGCGCGCATGGGCGGTCTGGTCGACCCTGATACCGGCGTGGCCCGCGACGGCGCGATCGAGGTGGTCGATCCGCTGACGGTGCGCATCAACTACCCTGCCCCCGACATCACCCTGGTGCCCGGTATCGCCGACTACCCGTCGGCCGTGCAGCACCGCGACCTGATCGGCACCAACCCGCTGGATCACGGCGTGGGCACGGGCGCCTACCGCATCACCGATTACGAGGTCGGCGTGCAGGCGCGGCTGGAGAAGAACCCCGATCACGACTACTGGGGCGAGGCCTATCTGGACGAGGTGATCTTCGTCGACCTGGGCCAGGATCCCGCCGCATGGTTCGCCGCCGCCGAAGCCGATGAATTCGACATGACCTACGAGACCGTGGGCGAGTTCGTCGATCTGTTCGCCGCCATCGGCTGGACCCAGTCCGAGGTGACGACCGCGGCCACCGTGGTCATCCGCCCCAACCAGAACACTGCGCCCTATGACAACCCGATGGTGCGCAAGGCGATCCAGCTGGCGGTCGACCCGCAGGTCTGCCTCGATCTCGGCATCAACGGTCAGGGCACCTTGGGCGAACATCACCATGTCTGCCCGATCCATCCCGAATATGCCGAACTGCCGCCGCTGACGGTCGACCCCGATGCGGCCAATGCCATGCTGCAGGAATCCGGGCATGCCGACCACGTGTTCGAGATCGTGTCGATCGACGACGACTATCGCCGCAACACGACCGACGCCGTCGCGGCGCAGTTGCGCGACGCCGGCTTCAACGTGGAACGGACCGTCATTCCCGGCTCGACCTTCTGGAACGACTGGACGACCTATCCGTTCAGCTCGACCAACTGGAACCACCGCGAACTGGGCGTGATCATCCACAACCTCGCCTACCGCTCGGGCGTGGCGTGGAATGAATTCGGCTATTCCAACCCGGAATTCGACGCTTTGCTGGATCAGGCCAACGGTATCCTGGATGCCGAGGCCCGCAGCGAGGTGATGGCGCAGCTCGAAAGCATCCTGCAGGAGGACGCGGTGACGCTGCAGCCCTACTGGCGCTCGCTCTTCCGGCACCACAAGGCCGAGGTCATCAACGCCGACATGCATCCCAAGTTCGAGATCAACGTCCACTACCTGGGCGTCGAAGCCTGA
- a CDS encoding phosphatidate cytidylyltransferase, whose product MGDIAESAVKRRAGVKDSSSLLPGHGGLWDRFDGMLGAALVLLVVESLTEFPPMPGVM is encoded by the coding sequence ATGGGCGATATCGCCGAGTCGGCTGTCAAGCGACGTGCCGGCGTCAAGGACAGCTCGTCGCTCCTGCCCGGCCATGGCGGGTTGTGGGACCGGTTCGACGGTATGCTGGGGGCGGCGCTGGTGCTGCTGGTGGTCGAAAGCCTGACCGAGTTTCCGCCCATGCCCGGAGTGATGTGA
- a CDS encoding DUF192 domain-containing protein has product MPVALTSPAGPVAAACSDDRVELRGDFGTVRFRVAVADDPRERAQGLMHVPEMPRMAGMLFVYERPQSVSFWMANTLIPLDMIFFDETGVVTRIHENAVPLDRTGIPGGDGVQYVLEINGGMARQLGIDVGDTFRHPSVSEDLAVWPCEGE; this is encoded by the coding sequence TTGCCGGTTGCTCTGACCTCGCCCGCAGGTCCGGTTGCGGCGGCCTGCAGCGACGACCGGGTCGAATTGCGGGGCGATTTCGGCACGGTCCGGTTTCGCGTCGCCGTGGCCGATGACCCGCGCGAACGGGCGCAGGGGCTTATGCATGTCCCCGAGATGCCGCGCATGGCGGGCATGCTCTTTGTTTACGAGCGGCCGCAATCCGTCAGTTTCTGGATGGCGAACACGCTGATCCCGCTCGACATGATCTTTTTCGACGAAACCGGTGTCGTGACCCGCATCCACGAAAACGCCGTTCCGTTGGACCGGACGGGCATTCCCGGTGGCGACGGCGTTCAATACGTCCTCGAAATCAACGGCGGCATGGCCCGGCAACTGGGCATCGACGTGGGCGACACGTTTCGCCACCCGTCGGTGTCGGAAGATTTGGCCGTTTGGCCCTGTGAGGGCGAGTAG
- the pyrH gene encoding UMP kinase yields MPADDARPIERTVDPLYGRVMLKISGEALMGDQGFGLHPPTVERIAREVKSVRDLGVEICMVIGGGNIFRGLQGSAQGMERTTADYMGMLATVMNALAMQSALESMGVFTRVISAIPMDQVCEPYIRRRAVRHLEKKRVVIFAAGTGNPYFTTDTAATLRANEMKCEAIFKGTKVDGVYDKDPKKHADAKRYETVTYDEVLAQHLGVMDASAIALARENDMPIIVFSLDEPGGFRGILAGEGTYTRVAD; encoded by the coding sequence ATGCCCGCCGACGACGCGCGTCCCATCGAACGCACGGTCGATCCGCTTTATGGCCGTGTGATGCTCAAGATTTCGGGCGAGGCGCTGATGGGGGACCAGGGGTTCGGCCTGCATCCGCCCACGGTCGAGCGCATCGCGCGCGAGGTCAAGTCGGTGCGCGATCTGGGCGTCGAGATCTGCATGGTGATCGGGGGCGGAAACATCTTTCGAGGGCTGCAGGGCAGCGCGCAGGGGATGGAGCGGACGACCGCCGATTACATGGGCATGCTGGCCACGGTGATGAACGCGCTGGCGATGCAATCGGCGTTGGAATCGATGGGCGTCTTTACCCGCGTGATCAGCGCCATTCCCATGGACCAGGTCTGCGAGCCCTATATCCGCCGCCGCGCCGTGCGGCATCTCGAAAAGAAGCGTGTGGTGATCTTCGCCGCGGGCACCGGCAACCCGTATTTCACCACCGACACCGCCGCCACCCTGCGCGCCAACGAAATGAAATGCGAGGCGATTTTCAAGGGGACCAAGGTGGACGGCGTCTATGACAAGGACCCGAAAAAGCACGCAGATGCCAAGCGCTACGAGACGGTCACCTATGACGAGGTGCTGGCCCAGCATCTGGGCGTGATGGATGCCTCGGCCATCGCGCTGGCGCGCGAGAACGACATGCCGATCATCGTCTTCAGCCTGGACGAACCCGGCGGCTTCCGCGGCATCCTGGCGGGCGAGGGGACCTATACCCGCGTCGCAGACTGA
- a CDS encoding MBL fold metallo-hydrolase, whose protein sequence is MTLTKRAFLATSAAAAASLTLPRRGWTQTTATIGGMEVTTLSDGNLMLPAEFIFGPMPQDDLAGVLAPFDIAPDQPLTPPCNVTLLRHGDNIVLFDCGAGFAFQDSAGQLGDALAAAGIDPLDVTHVVVTHGHPDHIWGMLDDFDEPLFYNAEHMMGEVEHAYWMDDATVNSIGEERASFAVGAKRRLEMMAGNMTLFSDGAEVLPGVSAQMTPGHTPGHMSFVMADGNDALMVVGDAIGNPHVAFARPSWHSGSDQDLAMGAATRTALLDQIATDAMTMIGFHLPNGGIGRAERDGDGYRFVPSA, encoded by the coding sequence ATGACACTTACCAAACGCGCATTCCTGGCAACCTCGGCGGCGGCGGCGGCCAGTTTGACCCTGCCCCGCCGTGGCTGGACCCAGACCACGGCCACGATCGGCGGGATGGAGGTGACGACGCTCAGCGACGGCAACCTGATGCTGCCCGCCGAGTTCATCTTTGGCCCCATGCCGCAGGACGACCTTGCCGGCGTGCTGGCCCCCTTCGACATCGCACCCGATCAGCCCCTGACACCACCCTGCAACGTCACCTTGCTGCGTCACGGCGACAATATCGTGCTGTTCGATTGCGGCGCGGGCTTTGCCTTTCAGGACAGCGCGGGGCAGTTGGGCGATGCGCTGGCCGCCGCAGGGATCGACCCCCTGGATGTGACACATGTCGTCGTCACCCATGGACACCCCGATCACATCTGGGGCATGCTCGACGATTTCGACGAGCCGTTGTTCTACAACGCCGAGCACATGATGGGCGAGGTCGAGCATGCCTATTGGATGGACGACGCCACCGTGAACAGCATCGGCGAGGAACGCGCCAGCTTTGCCGTGGGCGCCAAGCGCCGGCTTGAGATGATGGCGGGCAACATGACCCTGTTCTCCGACGGGGCCGAGGTGCTGCCCGGCGTGTCCGCGCAGATGACGCCGGGCCATACGCCGGGGCATATGAGTTTCGTCATGGCCGATGGCAACGACGCGCTGATGGTGGTGGGCGATGCGATCGGCAACCCCCATGTCGCCTTTGCCCGTCCATCCTGGCATTCGGGCTCGGATCAGGATCTCGCCATGGGGGCCGCGACGCGCACGGCATTGTTGGACCAGATCGCAACGGATGCCATGACGATGATCGGCTTTCACCTGCCGAATGGCGGGATCGGCCGGGCCGAGCGCGATGGCGACGGGTATCGCTTTGTTCCCTCTGCCTAA